AATCTCCTGAACTGCAACTGCGTGACAATTAACTGCTAATGCGTACAAGAAAGTGCATATCAAATCTTAGTTCTGAGTAAATGGAGGAGAAATATGATGTCATAGACCTACATTACTGCAATATAATTTTAGCATGATGCTGTATCATTACTTTATGCCGCCGTGAATAGTGTTCAAAGCTGCTGCGGAGAATTTAATGCTGGAGGAGAGTTTTGCCATGATTTTCAGCGGAGCCGGGCCTGCACAAAACATAATTACAGTGCCTGTCATGACTCCTAATCACAAATGTCATAAAAACGACATAACATCCATCGTAAAGCTCTCGACATAGCAATGATTCAACAGAAATCATTCTGCTACAGCCTGCAAACTCTCAAACGCCAGAGCCCGCGCCTAAAAGCCCGTCGTTTCAAACTACGCAACAGTCTTATGTCAGTCATAAACACGGTGTTGACCCGCCACCACATGCATTATGTCATTCCTAACAACAAAACAGTAAGGGCGATAACACAACAGCCaagcagggggaaaaaaactgggTTCACGGCAGATACGATGTAAATTGCATATTAATATTTTGTCTGTGTGGTGAGCGAGCTGTATATGTGCTTGTAAATGGGAGTAATGTGGACGTTATGTGGAACCACGCTCACTCCCCTCTGCTGCTTGGGTCACTCGTCGTGGCTATGGCCGGACTGTCCACTGGTTACCATAGCGAGGTGTCGGCCAGATCACTGGAGGGAGACACAAAGCAGGGTGTGAGAAAAACttgaaagaaacacacattctGGTTGAAAGAGGAGGTTAGACtgaaggagtgagtgagtgggagcGCAAGGGCTTTAATGACGCTGAAAATTGGCCCGTGACTGCAGTACACCCCTCAGGTAAATCATTGCTACAGCTTGCTGTCAACTTATCTGTCCCCTTGTCCTCCCATCGCCCCTCCCACGCCCTGGCTCTGTTTCAGACTGTCTCCCCCACCTCACCCTGACTCAACTTCTTTTATGACCACATATTCAAAACTTCCATCTTCCGGCCATACTCGCCCTGTCACCGTAAATAATTGGTCGCATGGGTCTGTGTGCATTAGCGAGCTTTGAATTCATGGTGTACACCTTGTCTGTGTGAGGAACTAAGCAGATTTACTGATGTACCATGTTTAAGAACAATTCTCAAGTACAAGTACTTCGTTCTTATATTTGGAGATACTTTACGCTTTTACTTTTCTACATTTGCAGGACTGTTATGATACTTTTGATTGGACTGCATTTGTCTGACGGCTGTGTTCACCTATCGCTTTGCAGAGTAAGGCTGTGCACACAAATCAAGTCAGGAGCTCATAAAATATGACGCGCGGTTGGAGAGTAAAACCAGCTTGCATGACAAGTAAaaattttcatttcaatacGCAGTCAGAAAAGTAAATCTCTATTTTTACACATCAAATCTTCAACTGTGATCAATTTGCTGTGATTGTGTCATCGTCGCTCCTTTACTAATGCCTTGCCCCTCGTCGTGGGAAATATCCTATTTTGAGTGTGGGTACGCAGAACGTCCACGTTTCAATTCacattataattaattaattatgtaaaaatTCTTAGTTCTGCAcaagtaaaaaaatgtattaatatcaTCACCAGAATATTCTTGAAGCATTAAAGGGTAAAGAAAGTAACCATAGTAACTAATATATCATATTTTAATGCTTGAGATAGTTTAATTCTGGCTCCTCCAGAGACTCAAGATAAATCTGAGCGAAAGTAAGATGATTAATGGAGTAGAAcagaagaaatataaatgtaatggaGTACAAGTATTAAGTagcataaaatatttaataccTTAAGTACCTCGAAATTGTTCACAAGTACTGttcttgagtaaatgtactttgttactttttACCACTCACTCTTCAAAATTACGTCTTTCACAAACATTATAGAACAATTCACTGCAAACTTTAATGCAGGACATCTTTCGAGTATTATTCCTTTAATAACTGAGCGTTATGGATAAGATTACTATTCTCTCtacctgtatgtgtgtatatgtaagtgtgtatattatatatatggtTGTGTGGGACGTTGTACCTGAGGACGGTGTCGGAGTGCTCAGGCAGAAGAAGTGCCGTTTCCTCTCCAGAGCTGTGTGTGCCACACTGAAGTGGATCGGATTCCTcctcctaaacacacacacacacacacacacacacacacacacacagacacacacacacgcactttaACACTTATCTATCCAGCAGCTATTAAAATTACAGTCTAATAACTTGCAGGCTAGCGGCCTAATTGCAATTCTGATAATGTCGATATCAAATGATCCATTGCCCGTGTTTAACTGGTGTGCATCAGCATGAAGAAGACATAGCTCATTTTCAGTAGCACATATAATTACGCCGCGGTGGCGCTGAGCTGCTCAGATAGTGTGTCTCACCGAATCCGAGCTGTGCGTCAGAGTGTCAGCATTGGCCTGGTgtggtgaggagagaggagccgGCTGGTTGATGACCACCGcgctcctctccatctcccgaggggagggaggaggggtggcGAGGAGCAAGGAGTCGGGCTGGCCCTGCTCACACAGGCTGTAGTGTCCAAGAGGTCTCGGTGGACGGAGGGGCTGCAGGGCCTCTGGGTTTTCGTCCTCGGAGTCAGATAACACACTGTCGGGCCGCCCTGCCGGACAGACACATTGGCAAAGAAAGAAAGCgatcattctttttttctcaaagcCCCTATCGCCCATGACACAGGTCGTTCTTAACAATATTTAGCGCTGCTGTTGACTAATAGTTAACACTTTTATTGTCCACATCTGCAGAGCATGCAGCAGATTAATGTGTGGCTCCATTCACCTGTAGAGGCGATCAGGGCAGCGCTCCACTTGGCACCGGACACTGTTCCCATCCTCTGCTCCAGCTGACAGATGTACTCCATCAACTCCTGCATTGTAAAACACAGCCGTCACATCTCATCGTGGCTGCAGCCGCAACCCGCACCCTCAGTACCCTCATGCTGTCTGACTGCTTCAAGCCAAATCCgcagcaaatacaaaaacaatacatttgttaTTGCATCAACGTTATTATCACTGAAGAGGGAACATTTAAACAATTGTTTGATTTATATTGTGCCACAGATTGGCTGCTTGTGCTCCCATATGGATCTTACGACTGAGCTGGAcgctgattttaaaaacattgactatcTACTCTGTCAGTTTTGGGCAAATGTGATGGTGGTTaagccaaaaacaaaaacaaaaaaaataaatctgcaggCACTTTAACAGCGGCAGCACTGACTGCCCTGAAATCCACTGATTTATATTGCACTATAAACTATTTATATTGCGCAATAACAACTAAGAAGACAACAACAGAAAGACAATTCCTAACACCTGGCATATTCATAACACTTGTATACTTGTGTATATGTTACACCAATAAGCTTCCGGACATGAATGCATCGTTAATACAAAGCTATTAGCTGCACCCGAGCTTGATGGTGGAGGAAATTGTAGCTAAATTTAAACCTCTCAGATAATGAATGAAGTACTGTTGTTGGGAGCTGATAAGGATAAAACACTTGCAATTTATTTGTTAATCCATACAAGCTATTCAACAGCCTTAAAACCTTATTTGCTGATACTGAACAAGGCACAAAGTCAgaagtatttaaaaatgaatatacCGACTCTCAAAACATTATACTTTTGCCACGTTTTGGACAAACTTCCTCTCAGCAGAGATTGAAGTTGTTCCCTGTGAATGAAAcattgctttcagacatgcactgaactccaaatGTTCTCTGGTTGTATGCGGGAATGCAAATGTCACttgctccagacattctccagagtttcacCAGCCAGTTCCCTCGTAACAACTGGAGGATATTATCCTGAGAATTCACAGCAAGTGTGGGTGCGTTGATGACTAAAGTAATACAAAGtaatataaatatctcaggatgaaaaagaggtaccatacacatagaagacacagattaagatgtcaacttggaaagaaaaCTAGGTTCTAAAGCTTTTGACGATAGGGGTCGATGTGGAGCCACCCCAAATCTCTggagttttttgttgttgttgtgaatgcgtccGACCCTGACAaactcctgctgcgttcttcatatgtgaaaggtcTGGATACTTTCAGGACCCAATTATCTGGACATGTTCTTTTTTGAAAAACGGTCAAAAGAGCATTTCTGACCTGCTTCTCTCCAAGCAGCTGCTCCTTCTCTTTTTGGGAGACCCTCAGGCTGGCCTTTAGCTCCTGGAGCTCCCTGCGGGTTTCACTCAGCTGAACCTGCAGACCAGGAGTCATAATACAGCAGGATACAGTATCAACAGATGACTCTAACCAATACATCGGGACTGGACTGCTCGTATTATGACTCCATTTACACAAAAGCATCCGTCACATGGATGTGAAGCTTGTGCAGTTTTTCTCACCCGGTTGCAATCCTTTTCTCTTCCGAGCTCCACCTCCAGCttcactctctccatcctctcctcctgcagcgtCTCCTCCATCCTTTGCAACTCTGAATTGAATTTCTCCAGCTGCTCGTGATCCTTCTGTCAGTgtgaccaacacacacacacacacacacacacacacacacacacacacacacacacacatattctccTCAGGCAGTGAGGTCACTGGACCATGTGTAAGAACCATGTAGACTTGACTTCATAGTTTAATGACTACATTAAGATAATGTGCGATGTGCACCACCTGCGAGAACATTTGCTGTTTTGCAACATAATGAGTTTTAACAACATTTAACAGCTCATCTATTTGGACACTAACGGGACATATGGCAAAATATATTCCAAACTTTATATCTACCACTGAACAAATAGATGAAATGTTCTGAACCCTCCATGTTCTGCAGTGATGCAGTACCTCAGCTGTGCGCAGCAGACTCTGCCTCTCCTGAGCCCAGTGGGCTCTTCCCTCTCTTAACGCAAGACTGGAATCTGCCAGCTGAAGGGTGAGTTGTGCGGCCTGCAGACGAGCCTGATGCACTTCAGTCTGCCCGTGATCCCTGTTGGCTACCATGGCGCTCAGATCGCTCTTCAAGCCCTCTGTGGCGCGCTCACTGGCGTTCAGACGCTCCCGCAGGCTCCGCATCTCCTTCAGTACTGCCTCGTTCGCAGCCTGGCCATAGAAAGACAAGAAAGTGTACGTGTTGACAACATTTGTTGCTATAGGTGATCTGCTACATATCATAATGCCAGTCATAGGATGTAACAAAGTAACATAGTAACATTTTATATGTGTCTATACTTTACTTATAGTAAGTAGATACATTTtaggtacttttcacttttactccactacatgtCAGCAAGTACCTGTACCTTCTGCACCTCTACAGTTTTACATTGCATTGAGCTACATGTTCACattgttgtttatatttttgaagTAATCAATAACAAGAGGGGGAATTGATCCAATTAGAGCAGGCAGGTAAcgttagaccccgcctcctgcagcaggtgGTGAAGAAACTGAGACCAAGGAGGACAAGAAGGCCGAGACTCAGGCATGGTGATGTCAGAGAGTTTGCATTAAGGAACAGGCTCCACTCGCGACTTTTAATACTTGTATACCTTACACTTATAATCATGTACTTATTTACTGTTACGTTAAGTGAATTTAGtaattttgtcttttaatttgtacttttacttcaataaaatgttttagtaCTTCCTCCAGCACTGTCTAATTCCAGTCCTGAAAATAACTAAtactaaatatgaaatatttgaactttAGCAGTTTTAGGATGAATGTTTTAGGACCATGTTTGcctcaaataaatgttcaaGTGCAAATACTTCTTTACTTTCAAGAAGAGATTCAAactcaaaaacaacaactaaaaaacaacaaaatgtccttAGTGTATTCATTTCAAACTTCTTTTCAACTCCATCATTCTACCAAATAAACATCTGACCTCTTTCCTGTGTGCAGTGGTGAGTTTCTGTGTGAGAGTGGTGATAGTGTTTTGGAGCTGAAGGACACTGGTGTCTCTCTGGGCCAGTGAGGTCCTCAGACCCTGGAACTCCTTAGACAGACTTCTGAGTTCTCCTTCTGTCTGTTCCAGCTTGGtctgaaaaagagaaggaggttTGAGAAGAAAAGAccaacaaagacacattttttccTGTGATATTGCATGTTCTGAATTGTACCTGCAggctcttcctctcactctcttcttctttcctctgagCTCCTGACCTCTTTGCTCTTTCCTTCATCCTGCACACAGATATTGGTTACAGACAATCAAAAGTATTCAAGACCACTGCAAAACTAAAAGGTTGAGAcggaaaaagacagagagagaaatagagaagaAATTTAATGTCACACCTTTCCACATCAGTCTCTCTTTCCACCGTTCTCTGTGTGAGGATTTTGatgtcctcctccagctctttgatTCGCTCTTCACTCGACTCCCTCGCATCCaataaagcacttttctccTGGGCAAGTGATTCTCCAAGAGCCTGCTCCTCCTTACAGAccagacattttgatttttacgaggaatttttatttataaaccaGTCTAATAATGAGCTATTTAATATAATAACTCAGACATTTCCCCAAATTGCTGTGACTTTAAATTTTACAGTGAACCAGGGAGACTATGTTGAAGTGGATACTTGTGTTTTCCAACAGGGTATAAGGACACAGATAAAGAGAACTTATCTTAATCAAACGATCTTGCTT
This sequence is a window from Paralichthys olivaceus isolate ysfri-2021 chromosome 6, ASM2471397v2, whole genome shotgun sequence. Protein-coding genes within it:
- the calcoco1a gene encoding calcium-binding and coiled-coil domain-containing protein 1, whose amino-acid sequence is MEKDWQVEFRNVGCSYFPQSRVDCHYTLSSWHNWASNDWIGLFKVGWSSLKDYHTFVWALAPADYQEGTDVNCCVHFQASYLPKPNSQEYEFVYIDAKGEVCSRSSKFTFSAPKPLEDLVTLEEEPHEEEGGTGMLLVIPRAELLQSRLQECLRERAELLQVQEAANRQLEKEKDEHRRTRENWDRRCAELEREISRLQRELRQSREQIKETERKQKEEQALGESLAQEKSALLDARESSEERIKELEEDIKILTQRTVERETDVERMKERAKRSGAQRKEEESERKSLQTKLEQTEGELRSLSKEFQGLRTSLAQRDTSVLQLQNTITTLTQKLTTAHRKEAANEAVLKEMRSLRERLNASERATEGLKSDLSAMVANRDHGQTEVHQARLQAAQLTLQLADSSLALREGRAHWAQERQSLLRTAEKDHEQLEKFNSELQRMEETLQEERMERVKLEVELGREKDCNRVQLSETRRELQELKASLRVSQKEKEQLLGEKQELMEYICQLEQRMGTVSGAKWSAALIASTGRPDSVLSDSEDENPEALQPLRPPRPLGHYSLCEQGQPDSLLLATPPPSPREMERSAVVINQPAPLSSPHQANADTLTHSSDSEEESDPLQCGTHSSGEETALLLPEHSDTVLSDLADTSLW